A section of the Babylonia areolata isolate BAREFJ2019XMU chromosome 31, ASM4173473v1, whole genome shotgun sequence genome encodes:
- the LOC143275832 gene encoding uncharacterized protein LOC143275832 isoform X1 translates to MEVPRGLNPHPMERKVRFNDDPCSSFRRSHTWSLEDMDDRDDDVSSCVSCGCLKPTPFVRKRLGSAQVRHGVHRISEYLPEHDCFLPRAPAFKALGTEHVDNIVRRLYSPPSPRKIRTQNCSNSRIMEEKERESKFSGYGNVSREELHEITQRLTKPTMMAKLRQRPPRHLITMMEN, encoded by the exons GAAGTTCCACGGGGATTGAACCCACACCCAATGGAGCGAAAGGTGCGATTCAACGATGACCCCTGCAGCAGTTTCCGACGCAGCCATACTTGGTCTCTCGAGGACATGGATGACCGAGACGACGATGTCAGCTCGTGTGTCAGCTGTGGCTGTCTCAAACCAACGCCGTTTGTCCGGAAGAGGCTGGGGAGTGCGCAGGTTCGCCACGGTGTGCACAG GATATCGGAATATCTCCCTGAGCACGACTGCTTCCTACCACGCGCTCCTGCGTTCAAGGCGCTGGGCACTGAACAT GTGGATAACATCGTCAGAAGACTCTACTCCCCGCCGTCTCCAAGGAAAATTCGAACTCAGAACTGCAGCAACAGTCGCATCatggaagaaaaggagagagagtctAAGTTCTCGGGATACGGGAACGTCTCGCGAGAGGAGCTGCACGAAATCACGCAGCGTCTGACCAAGCCCACCATGATGGCGAAGCTGCGACAAAGACCGCCCAGGCATTTGATCACCATGATGGAAAACTGA
- the LOC143275832 gene encoding uncharacterized protein LOC143275832 isoform X2 translates to MERKVRFNDDPCSSFRRSHTWSLEDMDDRDDDVSSCVSCGCLKPTPFVRKRLGSAQVRHGVHRISEYLPEHDCFLPRAPAFKALGTEHVDNIVRRLYSPPSPRKIRTQNCSNSRIMEEKERESKFSGYGNVSREELHEITQRLTKPTMMAKLRQRPPRHLITMMEN, encoded by the exons ATGGAGCGAAAGGTGCGATTCAACGATGACCCCTGCAGCAGTTTCCGACGCAGCCATACTTGGTCTCTCGAGGACATGGATGACCGAGACGACGATGTCAGCTCGTGTGTCAGCTGTGGCTGTCTCAAACCAACGCCGTTTGTCCGGAAGAGGCTGGGGAGTGCGCAGGTTCGCCACGGTGTGCACAG GATATCGGAATATCTCCCTGAGCACGACTGCTTCCTACCACGCGCTCCTGCGTTCAAGGCGCTGGGCACTGAACAT GTGGATAACATCGTCAGAAGACTCTACTCCCCGCCGTCTCCAAGGAAAATTCGAACTCAGAACTGCAGCAACAGTCGCATCatggaagaaaaggagagagagtctAAGTTCTCGGGATACGGGAACGTCTCGCGAGAGGAGCTGCACGAAATCACGCAGCGTCTGACCAAGCCCACCATGATGGCGAAGCTGCGACAAAGACCGCCCAGGCATTTGATCACCATGATGGAAAACTGA